The stretch of DNA CCAGCACGACCTTCCCGCGCGGTCATAGCCACACATCGCCTCCACCAGGGCTTTGCGTTCGTTGGTGGGAACGAGTGGTTCGGGCAGCAACGGGTCGAGAACGATCTGCCGAATCACGCGACCGCCGAGCAGAAAGGATTCGACCAGAACCTCGCGCGGCGGCAGATCGGCCAGGCGCCGTTCACTCTGCTTCAACGCAGCGAGAGCAGACCGGTACCCGTCGCGCAACGCCGCGGTGTCCCACAGACGCCGGGCGCGCCGCTCGGCTTTGCTGTCCAAATCGCGGATGCCGAAGACCAGCCCCTTCCCATCCAGCCCAAGTTCATACAGCTGCTGCCGGACGGGCTCCACGCCGTCGGCGAGATTATCGGGTCGCAAATGGAGGCCGGCATCGAACCGCTCAAAGCCCAGGAAGCGCAGGGCACGGTCACCGTGACGGTGCGCACGCCGCTCGCTGCGCTGCACGGCCGCGGTGTGCACAGCAATCCACCCGCCGTTCCATGTGCGCGCACGCTGTTCAACGTTGCGCCACGAGGTCACCTGCTTGCCGACGGGCGCGGCTTCCTGCGCCAGTCGATACCGCCCGCGGTCGTCCTGGTCGACCATGCC from Candidatus Binatia bacterium encodes:
- a CDS encoding PaaX family transcriptional regulator C-terminal domain-containing protein translates to MDLTPKSLILDLLSTVPKSSMPVGALVAAGELFGISENNLRVTLARLRAAGMVDQDDRGRYRLAQEAAPVGKQVTSWRNVEQRARTWNGGWIAVHTAAVQRSERRAHRHGDRALRFLGFERFDAGLHLRPDNLADGVEPVRQQLYELGLDGKGLVFGIRDLDSKAERRARRLWDTAALRDGYRSALAALKQSERRLADLPPREVLVESFLLGGRVIRQIVLDPLLPEPLVPTNERKALVEAMCGYDRAGRSCWLSFLRQVAEGTPPARQRRLQLIRTRQGDAA